The Mustelus asterias chromosome 23, sMusAst1.hap1.1, whole genome shotgun sequence genome window below encodes:
- the galr2b gene encoding galanin receptor 2b, with protein MTDDESMMSGHWNSSENYQLNPASVIVPIVFSLIFLLGTVGNSLVLAVLFRSGQMGHNTTNLFILNLSVADFFFIIFCVPFQATIYTLEGWVFGSFMCKAVHFFIYLAMYASSFTLAAVSVDRYLAIRYPLRSRELRTPYNAITVMVVIWGLSIIFAGPYLSYYDLIPYEWFYICMPAWQEPKRKIMDTSTFIFGYIVPVAVISLSYARTIKYLWTAVDPIEDISESKKSKRKVTKMIIIVTVLFCLCWLPHHVLILCFHYGHFSFNQATYALRLLSHCMAYANSCLNPIVYALVSKHFRKGFKKAFSCLLSKNGMNKVHVVHVVNMVAGSTEVTHLNGENGRQHGCELRDRQHSKAQSTAMTITMPFERTS; from the exons ATGACGGATGATGAGAGCATGATGTCTGGACACTGGAATTCCTCTGAAAACTATCAGCTGAACCCAGCCAGTGTCATCGTTCCCATCGTCTTCTCCCTAATCTTCCTCCTCGGGACGGTCGGGAACAGCCTGGTCCTTGCCGTGCTCTTCCGGAGTGGCCAGATGGGACACAACACGACCAACTTGTTCATTCTCAACCTGAGTGTGGCCGATTTCTTCTTCATCATATTTTGTGTTCCGTTCCAGGCCACAATCTACACGCTGGAAGGCTGGGTTTTTGGCTCCTTCATGTGCAAGGCTGTTCATTTCTTCATTTACCTGGCGATGTACGCCAGCAGCTTCACCCTGGCCGCTGTTTCAGTCGACAG ATACCTGGCGATCCGTTACCCACTGCGGTCCCGGGAACTCCGGACTCCCTACAACGCAATCACCGTCATGGTGGTGATATGGGGACTCTCCATCATCTTTGCCGGGCCCTACCTGAGCTACTATGACCTCATCCCGTATGAGTGGTTTTACATTTGCATGCCGGCATGGCAGGAGCCAAAGAGGAAGATCATGGATACATCCACGTTCATATTTGGATACATAGTCCCGGTCGCGGTTATAAGTCTGTCTTACGCCAGGACAATCAAGTACCTCTGGACGGCAGTGGACCCGATCGAGGACATATCCGAGTCCAAGAAGTCCAAGAGGAAGGTGACGAAGATGATTATCATCGTGACTGTGCTCTTCTGCCTCTGCTGGCTCCCTCACCACGTGCTGATCCTGTGTTTTCACTACGGCCACTTCTCCTTCAACCAGGCCACCTACGCCCTCAGGCTCCTGTCTCACTGCATGGCCTACGCCAACTCCTGCCTCAACCCCATCGTCTACGCCCTGGTTTCCAAGCACTTCCGCAAAGGCTTCAAGAAGGCCTTCAGCTGCTTGCTGAGCAAGAACGGGATGAACAAGGTCCACGTGGTTCACGTCGTCAACATGGTCGCAGGTTCCACCGAGGTCACGCACCTCAACGGCGAGAATGGGCGGCAGCACGGCTGTGAGCTGCGGGACCGGCAACACTCGAAAGCCCAGAGTACGGCAATGACAATTACAATGCCATTCGAGAGGACATCTTGA